In Balaenoptera musculus isolate JJ_BM4_2016_0621 chromosome 19, mBalMus1.pri.v3, whole genome shotgun sequence, one genomic interval encodes:
- the LOC118884645 gene encoding WAS/WASL-interacting protein family member 1-like gives MTGLELTETTGSLNQRPGLLPCLPPPTPRACSRADAQEHSYLRRSEPAKTCPVSPSRSPTSSPCVGSGSPASLRHVLPAGLQLAPLPAPPPVVPACGERRRLIWDSIHRAPPSSGGPGGATEPPGGKANRGSAASLRPPPSSRGEPGPPPPSCAVCIGATGGGLCSHEINAQRPRVAEELGRQRDSTPTIAGRTMGPAGRKSFSTSQAALPRRGVGIGRLLTPGPRLSPGQGPRRPDLGEQIT, from the exons ATGACAGGACTGGAGCTGACAGAAACCACAG GATCCCTGAACCAGAGGCCGGGCCTGCTCCCCTGcttgccaccccccaccccccgtgccTGCAGCAGGGCCGACGCCCAGGAACACTCGTATCTGCGGAGAAGTGAACCAGCAAA GACCTGCCCCGTGTCTCCCAGCCGgagccccacctccagcccctgcgTCGGCAGCGGGAGCCCAGCAT CTCTCCGCCACGTCCTGCCCGCCGGCCTCCAGCTGGCcccgctccccgcccctccccctgtGGTGCCAGCCTGCGGAGAGCGCAGAAGGCTTATCTGGGACTCCATCCACAGGGCACCCCCTTCCTCAGGAGGACCTGGGGGGGCTACGGAGCCTCCCGGGGGCAAAGCGAACCGCGGGAGTGCGGCCTCGCTCCGGCCTCCTCCGTCATCGCGGGGAGAACCTGGCCCCCCGCCCCCGAGCTGTGCCGTCTGCATCGGGGCCACAGGCGGTGGTTTGTGTTCACATGAAATAAA TGCTCAGCGGCCACGTGTGGCCGAGGAGCTGGGCCGACAGCGGGACAGCACGCCCACCATCGCAGGAAGAACCATGGGGCCTGCCGGCCGGAAG tcctTCTCAACCTCCCAGGCAGCCCTTCCACGGAGGGGCGTGGGCATTGGACGCCTGCTCACACCTGGGCCGAGGCTGTCACCCGGCCAAGGCCCTCGAAGACCTGACTTGGGCGAGCAGATCACCTGA